A genomic window from Bubalus bubalis isolate 160015118507 breed Murrah chromosome X, NDDB_SH_1, whole genome shotgun sequence includes:
- the CLDN2 gene encoding claudin-2, with product MASLGLQLVGYVLGLLGLLGTVIAMLLPSWRTSSYVGASIVTAVGFSKGLWMECATHSTGITQCDIYSTMLGLPADIQAAQAMMVTSSAMSSLACIVSVVGMRCTVFFQESRAKDRVAVVGGVFFILGGLLGFIPVAWNLHGILRDFYSPLVPDSMKFEIGEALYLGIISSLFSLIAGIFLCFSCSPQGNRSNYYDAYQAQPLATRSSPRPGQAPKGKSEFNSYSLTGYV from the coding sequence ATGGCCTCTCTTGGCCTCCAGCTTGTGGGCTACGTCCTGGGCCTTCTGGGGCTGTTGGGCACCGTGATTGCCATGCTGCTCCCCAGCTGGCGAACAAGCTCCTATGTTGGTGCCAGCATTGTGACTGCGGTTGGCTTCTCCAAGGGCCTCTGGATGGAGTGTGCAACACACAGCACAGGCATCACCCAGTGTGACATCTACAGCACCATGCTAGGCCTGCCCGCTGACATCCAAGCTGCCCAGGCCATGATGGTGACGTCCAGTGCCATGTCCTCCTTGGCGTGCATTGTCTCTGTGGTGGGCATGAGATGCACAGTCTTCTTCCAGGAGTCTCGAGCCAAAGACAGAGTGGCGGTTGTGGGCGGAGTCTTCTTCATCCTTGGAGGCCTCCTGGGCTTCATCCCTGTTGCCTGGAATCTTCACGGGATCTTGCGAGACTTCTACTCCCCACTGGTGCCTGACAGCATGAAATTTGAGATCGGAGAGGCTCTTTACCTGGGCATTATTTCCTCCCTGTTCTCCCTGATAGCTGGAatcttcctctgcttttcctgCTCACCCCAGGGAAATCGCTCCAACTACTACGATGCCTACCAGGCCCAGCCCCTGGCCACTAGGAGCTCTCCAAGGCCTGGTCAAGCGCCCAAAGGCAAGAGTGAGTTTAACTCCTACAGCCTGACAGGGTATGTGTGA